One Streptosporangium sp. NBC_01495 DNA window includes the following coding sequences:
- a CDS encoding PadR family transcriptional regulator, whose translation MRLTLLALLAKEPAHGYELKQALEQIFGSAYPSPNIGQVYVTLGRLEKDGLVRAVDVEQSNRPNKKVYYLTADGREILETWVDEPTEGPRVRDEFFMKLVLAPMTGIADRMAMINRQRRHYLGLMRDLNELAERTDPENRVALLLVEGAMLHLQADLDWLERCQEDLN comes from the coding sequence GTGCGGCTGACGCTGCTGGCGCTCCTCGCGAAGGAACCTGCCCACGGCTACGAGCTCAAACAGGCACTTGAACAGATCTTCGGCAGCGCCTACCCTTCACCGAACATCGGGCAGGTCTACGTCACGCTCGGCCGTCTGGAGAAGGACGGCCTGGTGCGCGCCGTGGACGTCGAGCAGTCCAACCGGCCGAACAAGAAGGTCTACTACCTGACGGCCGACGGCCGCGAGATCCTCGAAACGTGGGTGGACGAGCCCACCGAGGGCCCCAGGGTCCGGGACGAGTTCTTCATGAAGCTCGTACTGGCCCCGATGACCGGCATCGCTGACAGGATGGCGATGATCAACCGCCAGCGCCGTCACTACCTTGGACTCATGCGTGACCTCAACGAACTCGCCGAGCGCACCGACCCGGAGAATCGCGTCGCGCTCCTGCTGGTCGAGGGGGCCATGCTGCACCTCCAGGCCGACCTCGACTGGCTCGAACGCTGCCAGGAGGACCTGAATTGA
- a CDS encoding ABC transporter substrate-binding protein, giving the protein MVRRLIPVALAGLLGLLGAGCSAAGARETERFGGTGPFTLVIGRDTTAYLQPLLDRWNQTHPGERATLLELPEAADEQRAQMVANLQARSDRYDVLGLDVVWTAEFAEAGWILPLERAMFPLNRFLPPVVDTAVYRGKLWAVPYTSNAGLLYYRKDLLAKEGFKPPKTWGELRTQARALHGKYGIGGYAGQFLAYEGLTVNFAEAVQSAGGQILSPDGTKVTMDVTKAKAGLDFLVDGFREGWIPPESLSFKEEESRLAFQEGRLAFARNWPHAYGPATDSSVADRFGVTRLPGPNGPGTGSLGGYNLAVSAFSKRQKSATEFIRYFTSLENQRRVLADGSFPPVWAELYDDPGLIKRFPYLPVLKQSILSARPRPASANYNQVSLVIASAVSNALTPPFTKDDSDDVASSMKGQLEEIIRAQ; this is encoded by the coding sequence ATGGTGCGCCGACTCATCCCCGTCGCGCTCGCCGGGCTTCTCGGGCTTCTCGGTGCGGGGTGCTCGGCGGCCGGCGCGCGGGAGACCGAACGGTTCGGCGGGACGGGTCCCTTCACCCTCGTGATCGGTCGCGACACGACCGCCTACCTGCAGCCGCTGCTCGACCGGTGGAACCAGACCCACCCCGGGGAGCGGGCGACCCTGCTCGAGCTCCCCGAGGCGGCCGACGAGCAGCGCGCCCAGATGGTCGCCAACCTACAGGCCAGGAGCGACCGCTACGACGTGCTCGGGCTCGACGTGGTCTGGACGGCGGAGTTCGCCGAGGCCGGCTGGATCCTGCCGCTGGAGCGCGCGATGTTCCCGCTCAACCGGTTCCTGCCGCCGGTCGTCGACACGGCGGTCTACCGGGGCAAGCTCTGGGCGGTTCCGTACACCAGCAACGCCGGCCTCCTCTACTACCGCAAGGACCTGCTGGCCAAGGAGGGCTTCAAGCCGCCGAAGACCTGGGGGGAGCTGCGCACCCAGGCACGCGCCCTGCACGGGAAGTACGGCATCGGCGGCTACGCGGGGCAGTTCCTGGCCTACGAGGGCCTGACCGTCAACTTCGCCGAGGCCGTGCAGTCGGCGGGCGGGCAGATCCTCAGCCCGGACGGCACCAAGGTCACCATGGACGTGACCAAGGCGAAGGCCGGTCTGGACTTCCTGGTGGACGGGTTCCGGGAGGGTTGGATCCCGCCCGAGTCCCTCTCCTTCAAGGAGGAGGAGTCGCGGCTGGCCTTCCAGGAGGGCAGGCTGGCCTTCGCCCGCAACTGGCCGCACGCGTACGGGCCGGCCACCGACTCGTCCGTCGCGGACAGGTTCGGGGTCACCCGGCTTCCCGGGCCGAACGGGCCGGGAACGGGCTCGCTCGGCGGCTACAACCTCGCGGTGAGCGCCTTCTCCAAGCGGCAGAAGTCGGCCACCGAGTTCATCCGCTACTTCACCAGCCTGGAGAACCAGCGGCGGGTGCTCGCCGACGGCTCGTTCCCGCCCGTGTGGGCCGAGCTGTACGACGACCCCGGTCTGATCAAGCGTTTTCCCTACCTGCCGGTCCTGAAGCAGAGCATCCTCTCCGCCCGGCCCCGGCCCGCCAGCGCCAACTACAACCAGGTGAGCCTGGTGATCGCCAGCGCGGTCTCCAACGCCCTCACACCGCCCTTCACGAAGGACGACAGTGACGACGTCGCCTCCTCCATGAAGGGCCAACTAGAAGAGATCATCCGGGCTCAATGA
- a CDS encoding ABC transporter substrate-binding protein, producing the protein MRRTIAAVTTAGLALALAACGGGESAAPAPAASGSESAPAPAAKTLEGVTVEVAAKWTGAEQANFEAVLKAFQAKTGAKVTYASTGEDTGAYLGPRIEGGNPPDVAILPQPGLVQQYADQKALKPLTAEVLKQIDDNYTPYWKELGSADGQSYGVLVKAAHKSLVWYRDQAFQDAGATPPATWDDLIKTAQTIADSGTPPFSLCGASGWTLTDLFENVYLSTAGPENYTKLSKHEIPWTDPSVTTALEKIGQLVGKKEFLLGGSAGALQTDFPTCVTQVYGQDKSAMVIEADFVGVTAEQSGAKLGEEAKYFPFPKAGETEPVVLGGDIAVALKDSKGAMALLEFLASKEGGEVWAKLPGYLSPNRNVSPDNYPDELTKKLAETIIAAGDAVRYDMSDLAPSAFGGTDGKAEWKFLQDFVRDPSDIKGIQTKLEAEAKKAWK; encoded by the coding sequence ATGCGCAGAACCATTGCCGCAGTGACAACGGCGGGACTCGCCCTGGCACTCGCCGCGTGCGGCGGCGGCGAGTCGGCCGCCCCGGCACCGGCCGCGAGCGGCAGCGAGTCCGCGCCGGCCCCGGCCGCCAAGACCCTCGAAGGGGTGACCGTCGAGGTCGCCGCCAAGTGGACCGGCGCCGAGCAGGCCAACTTCGAGGCGGTGCTCAAGGCGTTCCAGGCGAAGACCGGCGCCAAGGTCACCTACGCCTCCACCGGCGAGGACACCGGCGCCTACCTCGGCCCGCGCATCGAGGGCGGCAACCCGCCGGACGTCGCGATCCTGCCCCAGCCCGGCCTGGTCCAGCAGTACGCGGACCAGAAGGCGCTCAAGCCGCTCACCGCCGAGGTCCTGAAGCAGATCGACGACAACTACACCCCGTACTGGAAGGAACTCGGCTCCGCCGACGGCCAGTCCTACGGCGTGCTGGTGAAGGCGGCCCACAAGTCGCTCGTCTGGTACCGCGACCAGGCCTTCCAGGACGCCGGGGCGACGCCCCCGGCCACCTGGGACGACCTGATCAAGACCGCCCAGACGATCGCCGACTCCGGCACCCCGCCGTTTTCCCTGTGCGGCGCCTCCGGCTGGACCCTGACCGACCTGTTCGAGAACGTCTACCTGTCCACCGCGGGCCCGGAGAACTACACCAAGCTCTCCAAGCACGAGATCCCGTGGACCGACCCCAGCGTGACGACCGCGCTGGAGAAGATCGGGCAGCTCGTCGGCAAGAAGGAGTTCCTGCTCGGCGGCTCCGCCGGCGCCCTGCAGACCGACTTCCCGACCTGCGTGACCCAGGTCTACGGCCAGGACAAGTCGGCGATGGTCATCGAGGCGGACTTCGTGGGCGTCACGGCCGAGCAGTCGGGCGCGAAGCTCGGCGAGGAGGCCAAGTACTTCCCGTTCCCGAAGGCCGGTGAGACCGAGCCGGTCGTGCTGGGCGGCGACATCGCGGTGGCGCTGAAGGACTCCAAGGGCGCGATGGCGCTGCTGGAGTTCCTCGCCTCCAAGGAGGGCGGCGAGGTCTGGGCGAAGCTCCCCGGCTACCTCTCTCCCAACCGCAACGTCTCGCCCGACAACTACCCGGACGAGCTGACCAAGAAGCTCGCCGAGACGATCATCGCCGCCGGCGACGCCGTCCGCTACGACATGTCCGACCTCGCGCCCAGCGCCTTCGGCGGCACCGACGGCAAGGCCGAGTGGAAGTTCCTGCAGGACTTCGTCCGCGACCCCTCGGACATCAAGGGCATCCAGACCAAGCTTGAGGCCGAGGCCAAGAAGGCCTGGAAGTAA
- a CDS encoding ABC transporter permease, protein MTDRLDGPQGPRGGDVARGPSSGPDDTRGPAQDAGPAHTPDTTPGARTTGAGAPAAPAGGETPETPEPSGTTASGGGNGHPAAPVTGPALATAGAATPAAPAAPATVPAGASRLGPRPTLALWFLLPGALLLGVMVIYPIIYSIFRSLYDAGGSTFVGVDNYATIFSDSSTLTTIRNNLIWVAVAPALVTVVGLIFAVLTERIRWATAFKLVVFMPMAVSLMASGVIFRLVYEQAPDRGVANAVITSVTGLFGSDQGYPDARPRENDQSPVAPGQGGGVVAKQPAQPGQAVLLPLVGVKPATLASASAAKAAQPGPGELAGTVWFDFTQGGGGAPNQVDGTEKALAGMTVEAVQNGAVKATATSEADGTFRFTGLAPGDYQVRLPQSNFDAAFGGISWLGPTLITPAIIGAFIWVWAGFAMVLIAAGLAAIPRDALEAARIDGATEWQVFRKITVPLLSPVLLVVFVTMIINTLKVFDLVFVIAPGSVQPQANVIALEMWRVSFGGGSNQGLGSALAIFLLILVLPFMILNIRRFRRDNQ, encoded by the coding sequence GTGACCGATCGGTTAGACGGCCCGCAGGGTCCGCGTGGCGGCGACGTCGCCCGCGGCCCCTCCTCCGGACCTGACGACACCCGGGGGCCGGCGCAGGACGCCGGCCCCGCCCACACCCCCGACACCACCCCCGGCGCCCGTACGACCGGCGCCGGAGCCCCCGCAGCCCCGGCCGGCGGCGAGACCCCGGAGACCCCTGAGCCCTCCGGGACGACGGCCTCCGGCGGCGGGAACGGCCACCCGGCCGCGCCGGTCACCGGACCGGCACTCGCGACGGCCGGGGCCGCGACTCCGGCGGCTCCGGCGGCTCCGGCGACGGTGCCCGCCGGGGCCTCCCGGCTGGGACCGCGGCCGACGCTGGCGCTCTGGTTCCTGCTGCCGGGCGCGCTCCTGCTCGGCGTGATGGTGATCTACCCGATCATCTACTCGATCTTCCGTAGCCTCTACGACGCCGGCGGCAGCACCTTCGTCGGGGTCGACAACTACGCGACGATCTTCAGCGACTCCTCCACCCTGACCACGATCAGAAACAACCTGATCTGGGTCGCGGTGGCCCCCGCCCTGGTCACCGTGGTCGGCCTCATCTTCGCGGTGCTGACCGAGCGGATCCGCTGGGCGACCGCGTTCAAGCTGGTCGTGTTCATGCCGATGGCCGTCTCCCTGATGGCCTCCGGCGTCATCTTCCGCCTGGTCTACGAGCAGGCCCCCGACCGGGGTGTGGCCAACGCCGTGATCACCTCGGTGACCGGCCTCTTCGGCTCGGACCAGGGCTACCCGGACGCCCGTCCCAGGGAGAACGACCAGTCCCCGGTCGCCCCCGGTCAGGGCGGCGGGGTGGTGGCCAAGCAGCCCGCGCAGCCGGGGCAGGCGGTGCTCCTGCCGCTCGTGGGCGTGAAGCCCGCCACCCTCGCCTCGGCCTCGGCGGCGAAGGCGGCCCAGCCGGGCCCCGGCGAACTGGCCGGAACCGTCTGGTTCGACTTCACCCAGGGCGGCGGCGGCGCGCCCAACCAGGTGGACGGCACCGAGAAGGCCCTGGCCGGAATGACGGTCGAGGCGGTGCAGAACGGCGCCGTCAAGGCCACCGCCACCAGCGAGGCCGACGGCACCTTCCGCTTCACCGGGCTCGCGCCGGGTGACTACCAGGTGCGGTTGCCGCAGTCGAACTTCGACGCGGCCTTCGGCGGGATCTCCTGGCTGGGCCCGACACTGATCACCCCGGCGATCATCGGCGCGTTCATCTGGGTGTGGGCCGGGTTCGCCATGGTGCTGATCGCGGCCGGGCTCGCGGCCATCCCGCGCGACGCGCTGGAGGCGGCCCGCATCGACGGCGCCACCGAGTGGCAGGTGTTCCGCAAGATCACCGTCCCGCTGCTCTCCCCGGTGCTGCTCGTCGTGTTCGTCACGATGATCATCAATACCCTGAAGGTCTTCGACCTGGTCTTCGTCATCGCGCCGGGATCGGTGCAGCCGCAGGCCAACGTGATCGCGCTGGAGATGTGGCGGGTCTCGTTCGGCGGAGGCAGCAACCAGGGGCTGGGCAGCGCGCTCGCCATCTTCCTGCTGATCCTCGTCCTGCCCTTCATGATTCTCAACATCCGCCGGTTCAGGAGGGACAACCAGTGA
- a CDS encoding carbohydrate ABC transporter permease, whose product MTTSTLGAPPRGALGRIVDRLGGGLVQAVLIVIGLFWLVPTLGLFVVSIRDETANNSTGWWTILTKPAELTLKNYSDLLATGFTASFWNTVFITVPSTVLVIGIAAMAAYAFAWMEFPGRDALFLVVVGLLVVPTQIALIPIAKLYGSAGIFGSIASVVLFHVAFGLPFAIFLLRNFFAGIPRSLLEAARMDGAGEWKIFSTVVFPLAKPAVASLGIFQFLWVWNDLLVSLVFANAENQPMTKALQSQMRQFGTNVDILAPGAFLSLIIPLILFFAFQRYFVQGMMAGSVK is encoded by the coding sequence GTGACGACCTCCACCCTCGGCGCCCCGCCCCGCGGCGCCCTCGGCAGGATCGTGGACCGGCTGGGCGGCGGCCTGGTCCAGGCGGTACTGATAGTGATCGGCCTGTTCTGGCTGGTTCCCACCCTGGGCCTGTTCGTGGTCTCGATTCGCGACGAGACGGCCAACAACTCCACCGGCTGGTGGACGATCCTCACCAAGCCGGCCGAGCTGACGCTCAAGAACTACTCCGACCTGCTGGCCACCGGGTTCACCGCGTCGTTCTGGAACACCGTGTTCATCACGGTGCCCTCGACCGTCCTGGTGATCGGCATCGCCGCCATGGCGGCGTACGCGTTCGCCTGGATGGAGTTTCCCGGCAGGGACGCGCTGTTCCTGGTGGTGGTCGGCCTGCTGGTGGTGCCGACCCAGATCGCGCTGATCCCGATCGCGAAACTGTACGGCTCGGCCGGGATCTTCGGCTCCATCGCGAGCGTGGTGCTCTTCCACGTCGCCTTCGGCCTCCCCTTCGCCATCTTCCTGCTCCGCAACTTCTTCGCGGGCATCCCGCGCTCGCTGCTGGAGGCGGCGCGGATGGACGGCGCGGGAGAGTGGAAGATCTTCTCGACCGTGGTGTTCCCGCTGGCCAAACCGGCGGTCGCCTCGCTCGGGATCTTCCAGTTCCTCTGGGTCTGGAACGACCTGCTCGTCTCGCTGGTCTTCGCCAACGCCGAGAACCAGCCCATGACCAAGGCCCTGCAGTCCCAAATGCGGCAATTCGGGACTAACGTGGACATTCTTGCGCCAGGAGCTTTCCTGTCGCTGATTATCCCGTTGATCCTCTTTTTCGCCTTCCAGCGATATTTCGTCCAAGGGATGATGGCTGGTTCGGTGAAGTAG
- a CDS encoding uracil-DNA glycosylase: MAARPLNEVVEAGWAEALEPVAEKIAEMGEFLRKEVAEGRQYLPSGANVLRAFQQPFDQVKVLIVGQDPYPTPGHPIGLSFSVAADVRPIPGSLRNIYKELTEDLGLPMPGNGDLTPWTEQGVLLLNRVLTVMPGKPASHRGKGWEEVTEQAIKALVARDKPMVAILWGRDARNLRPMLGSVPAIESAHPSPLSARSGFFGSRPFSKTNELLEQQGAAPVEWKLP, translated from the coding sequence ATGGCCGCACGTCCCTTGAACGAAGTCGTGGAAGCCGGGTGGGCCGAGGCCCTCGAACCCGTCGCCGAGAAGATCGCCGAGATGGGCGAGTTCCTCCGGAAGGAGGTGGCGGAAGGCAGGCAGTACCTCCCCTCGGGCGCCAATGTGCTCCGCGCCTTCCAGCAGCCTTTTGACCAGGTCAAGGTGCTGATCGTGGGCCAGGACCCGTATCCCACGCCGGGTCACCCGATCGGTCTGAGCTTCTCCGTCGCCGCGGATGTGCGCCCGATCCCGGGCAGCCTGCGCAACATCTACAAGGAGCTCACCGAGGACCTCGGGCTGCCGATGCCGGGCAACGGCGACCTGACCCCCTGGACCGAGCAGGGCGTGCTCCTACTCAACAGGGTGCTCACCGTCATGCCGGGCAAGCCCGCCTCGCACCGCGGCAAGGGCTGGGAAGAAGTCACCGAGCAGGCCATCAAGGCCCTCGTCGCCCGCGACAAGCCGATGGTGGCGATCCTGTGGGGACGCGACGCCCGCAACCTCCGCCCGATGCTCGGTTCCGTCCCGGCCATCGAGTCGGCACACCCCAGCCCCCTGTCGGCCCGCAGCGGCTTCTTCGGCTCCCGCCCGTTCAGCAAGACGAACGAGCTTCTCGAGCAGCAGGGCGCCGCCCCCGTGGAGTGGAAGCTCCCCTAG
- a CDS encoding cryptochrome/photolyase family protein, with translation MTDTVIVLFSRDLRVHDHPALAAACERARHVIPLFVADPAVPGAARRGFLSECLADLRGSLRERGGELAVRHGDQVAETMRLAAESKAQAVYTSMDVSTFANRRQRRLAEECERARTAFQMFPGLTIVPPDALRPSGGGDHYRVFTPYWRAWTRQPRRDVLKAPGTVNVPEGLTPGKLPEPGREPCELFRGGETAGRRRMTQWLRHCVADYADGHDDMAGNRTSRLSPYLRFGCVSPLELEALAGEAGKGGDGEEFVRQLCWRDFFYQVTRAFPRINRDDYRPRGHEWRDDDHAAQAWREGMTGIPIVDAGMRQLLTEGWMHNRARMIVGSFLVRRLRVDWRVGADHFFDLLLDGDVANNYGNWQWVAGTGNDTRPNRPVNHIRQARRYDPDGEYVRRHVPELDAVPTRAVHEPWRLPLGVPGYPAPLVPMD, from the coding sequence GTGACCGATACTGTGATCGTTTTGTTCAGCCGCGACCTCCGGGTGCACGACCACCCGGCGCTCGCCGCGGCGTGCGAGCGCGCACGTCATGTCATACCGCTCTTCGTCGCGGACCCCGCCGTGCCCGGGGCCGCCCGCCGGGGATTCCTCTCCGAGTGCCTCGCCGACCTGCGCGGATCGCTCCGCGAACGAGGTGGCGAGCTGGCCGTGCGCCACGGCGACCAGGTCGCCGAGACGATGCGCCTGGCGGCTGAGTCGAAGGCCCAGGCCGTCTACACCAGCATGGACGTCAGCACCTTCGCGAACCGCAGGCAGCGGCGCCTGGCCGAGGAGTGCGAGCGCGCCAGGACGGCGTTCCAGATGTTCCCCGGCCTGACGATCGTGCCCCCCGACGCCCTCAGGCCGTCGGGCGGAGGCGACCACTACCGGGTCTTCACGCCCTACTGGCGGGCCTGGACCCGGCAGCCCCGCAGGGACGTGCTCAAGGCCCCCGGCACGGTGAACGTCCCCGAAGGCCTGACGCCGGGGAAACTGCCCGAGCCGGGACGCGAGCCGTGCGAGCTGTTCAGGGGCGGCGAGACGGCCGGGCGCCGGAGGATGACGCAGTGGCTGAGGCACTGCGTGGCCGACTACGCCGACGGCCACGACGACATGGCGGGCAACCGCACCTCCAGGCTCAGCCCATACCTGCGCTTCGGCTGCGTCTCACCGCTGGAGCTGGAGGCGCTCGCCGGGGAGGCGGGAAAGGGCGGGGACGGCGAGGAGTTCGTCAGGCAGCTGTGCTGGCGTGACTTCTTCTACCAGGTGACGCGGGCCTTCCCGCGCATCAACCGGGACGACTACCGGCCGCGCGGGCACGAGTGGCGCGACGACGACCACGCGGCACAGGCGTGGAGGGAGGGCATGACCGGGATCCCGATCGTGGACGCCGGGATGCGGCAGCTGCTCACCGAGGGCTGGATGCACAACCGGGCCCGCATGATCGTGGGTTCGTTCCTCGTCCGGCGGCTGCGCGTCGACTGGCGCGTCGGCGCCGACCATTTCTTCGATCTGCTGCTCGACGGCGACGTCGCCAACAACTACGGCAACTGGCAGTGGGTCGCCGGGACCGGCAACGACACCCGGCCCAACCGGCCCGTCAACCACATCCGGCAGGCCAGGCGGTACGACCCGGACGGCGAGTACGTCCGCCGCCACGTCCCCGAGCTCGACGCCGTGCCCACGCGGGCGGTCCACGAGCCCTGGAGGCTCCCCCTGGGCGTCCCCGGCTATCCGGCACCCCTGGTGCCCATGGACTGA
- a CDS encoding MerR family transcriptional regulator — protein sequence MDEQRQVASGEEPGYGIGAVARRLGVPAPTLRTWNLRYGVGPSRRSPGGHRRYDARDLWRLEEMNRLIRSGVPASDAAREVLRIETVPPAPPAERRREPGWPASEGIPSLAAGRLPGVPTVAMLARAAMTLDGGAVHGWINAALARHGVRWTWEHLAMPVFETICRRQSESGASIEVEHLFSDRLLAALIGLTERPARPAGDRPVLLACAEDDLHSLPIYALAAALTTDHHVETRVLGARTPYPALADAMRRLGPSVVFVWSQLAETGDPAPLASLPTLRPPSLIVAGGVGWWDGLPASITRVTSFQDALTRVTAAALA from the coding sequence ATGGACGAGCAGCGTCAGGTGGCGTCCGGCGAGGAACCGGGTTACGGCATCGGAGCCGTCGCGCGGCGCCTCGGAGTGCCCGCCCCCACGCTGCGGACCTGGAACCTACGCTACGGCGTGGGCCCGAGCCGCCGGAGCCCGGGGGGGCACCGCCGCTACGACGCCCGCGACCTGTGGCGTCTGGAGGAGATGAACCGGCTCATCAGGAGCGGGGTTCCCGCCTCCGACGCGGCACGGGAGGTCCTGAGGATCGAGACCGTCCCCCCGGCGCCTCCGGCTGAGCGGCGGCGGGAGCCCGGATGGCCGGCCTCCGAGGGGATCCCGTCCCTCGCGGCCGGGCGGTTGCCCGGCGTGCCCACGGTGGCGATGCTGGCGCGGGCGGCGATGACACTGGACGGCGGGGCCGTCCACGGCTGGATCAACGCGGCGCTGGCCAGGCACGGCGTGCGGTGGACCTGGGAGCATCTGGCGATGCCGGTCTTCGAGACGATCTGCAGGCGCCAGTCGGAGAGCGGGGCGAGCATCGAGGTCGAGCACCTGTTCTCCGACCGGCTGCTGGCCGCGCTGATCGGGCTCACCGAGCGCCCCGCCCGGCCGGCCGGTGATCGCCCCGTCCTACTCGCCTGCGCCGAGGACGATCTCCACAGCCTGCCGATCTACGCGCTGGCCGCCGCGCTGACCACCGACCACCACGTGGAGACCCGGGTGCTGGGTGCCAGGACCCCGTATCCGGCGCTGGCGGACGCGATGCGGCGGCTGGGCCCCTCGGTGGTCTTCGTCTGGTCCCAGCTGGCCGAGACCGGCGACCCCGCCCCGCTCGCGTCGCTGCCCACGCTCCGCCCGCCGAGCCTGATCGTCGCCGGTGGTGTGGGCTGGTGGGACGGCCTGCCCGCGTCCATCACCCGCGTCACGTCGTTCCAGGACGCGCTCACCCGCGTCACCGCCGCCGCCCTGGCCTGA
- a CDS encoding YbgA family protein, protein MNGTDGTGRTGRTDEAARQVVRPRVAVSSCLLGEPVRFDGGHSRNRFLSGELDKHVEWVHICPEMEIGLGSPRETLRLERSPDGTRLVSRKSRVDLTEKMTALAAERVPALREVDGYVLKSKSPSCGVHGIPVHSGGTTVDRGGRGVFAASVLDTHPLLPVEDEGRLNDALLRESFVERIFARARLRALLESDWRPRDLVSFHARHKMQLLAHDPEASREAGRVVAGAGTRPRDELAADYARVFGTAFAAKASIGRHVNVLQHCVGMVGDALDPARRADLAEVIASYRAGQVALSVPATLIRHHAQGEAGEYVRDQTYFSPYPEDLRLRNHVPA, encoded by the coding sequence ATGAACGGCACCGACGGAACCGGCAGGACCGGCAGGACGGACGAGGCGGCCCGGCAGGTCGTCAGGCCGAGGGTCGCGGTGTCCAGCTGCCTGCTGGGCGAGCCGGTCAGGTTCGACGGCGGGCACAGCCGCAACCGGTTCCTCAGCGGCGAGCTGGACAAACACGTCGAGTGGGTGCACATCTGCCCGGAGATGGAGATCGGCCTCGGCAGCCCGCGCGAGACCCTCCGCCTGGAGCGCTCACCGGACGGCACGCGGCTGGTCTCCAGGAAGAGCCGGGTGGACCTCACCGAGAAGATGACCGCCCTCGCCGCCGAACGGGTCCCGGCCCTGCGGGAGGTGGACGGTTACGTCCTCAAGTCGAAAAGCCCCAGCTGCGGGGTGCACGGCATCCCCGTCCACTCGGGCGGCACGACCGTGGATCGCGGGGGCAGGGGGGTGTTCGCGGCCTCGGTCCTCGACACCCATCCGCTGCTGCCGGTCGAGGACGAGGGGCGGCTCAACGATGCCTTGCTCCGCGAGAGCTTCGTGGAACGGATCTTCGCCCGCGCCCGGCTCCGCGCGCTGCTGGAGAGCGACTGGCGCCCTCGTGACCTGGTCTCCTTCCACGCCCGGCACAAGATGCAGCTGCTGGCCCACGACCCCGAGGCCTCCCGGGAGGCGGGCCGGGTGGTGGCCGGGGCGGGCACGCGGCCCCGCGACGAGCTGGCCGCCGACTACGCCCGCGTCTTCGGCACGGCGTTCGCCGCCAAGGCGAGCATCGGCCGACACGTCAACGTCCTGCAGCACTGCGTGGGGATGGTGGGCGACGCGCTCGACCCGGCCCGCCGGGCCGACCTGGCGGAGGTCATCGCCTCCTACCGGGCCGGGCAGGTGGCGCTGAGCGTCCCGGCGACCCTGATCCGCCACCACGCCCAGGGCGAGGCCGGGGAGTACGTACGGGATCAGACGTACTTCTCCCCGTACCCGGAGGATCTCCGGCTGCGCAACCACGTGCCCGCCTGA